The Aythya fuligula isolate bAytFul2 chromosome 2, bAytFul2.pri, whole genome shotgun sequence genome contains a region encoding:
- the LOC116486521 gene encoding transthyretin yields MAFHSALFVFLAGLVFLAEAAPLVSHGSVDSKCPLMVKVLDAVRGSPAANVAVKVFKKGADGSWQDFATGKTTEYGEIHELTTEEQFVEGTYRVEFDTSSYWKGLGLSPFHEYADVVFTANDSGHRHYTIAALLSPFSYSTTAVVSDPQE; encoded by the exons ATGGCCTTTCActctgctctttttgttttcttagctgGACTGGTATTTCTCGCTGAAGCTGCACCACTG GTCTCCCATGGCTCTGTTGATTCCAAATGCCCTCTCATGGTGAAAGTGCTGGATGCAGTCAGAGGAAGTCCTGCAGCTAACGTAGCTGttaaagtctttaaaaaggGTGCAGATGGAAGCTGGCAGGACTTTGCCACTGG GAAAACCACAGAGTACGGTGAGATCCATGAGCTCACAACAGAAGAACAGTTTGTAGAAGGAACGTACAGGGTTGAGTTTGACACCAGCTCTTACTGGAAAGGACTTGGCCTTTCCCCATTCCATGAATATGCTGAT gtgGTGTTCACTGCTAATGATTCTGGTCACCGCCATTATACCATTGCCGCTCTCCTCAGTCCTTTCTCTTATTCAACCACTGCTGTTGTCAGCGATCCCCAGGAATAA